One Phyllopteryx taeniolatus isolate TA_2022b chromosome 12, UOR_Ptae_1.2, whole genome shotgun sequence genomic window, acaaaaataaattcagattTCCATTTGTTAATTTTCTATAGATTTTTTAATGTAGTATAACTttttcagtttcaagttatttcagtgaccgtttgtgagtttttctttttttgtggctgtGTGTATATTCATTCACTCCCAATCCCTGCAGGACTTTGAACGCGAGAAACATGCCCACAGTGTGCTTCAGTTCCAGTTTATTGAAATGAAAGATACACTGAAACAAAGCGAGGAGCTTCTAAATGTGAGTATTTACTTGACAGTGTGAATGAATGTCTGTCCCTGAAAGCAGAGGCAGGTGCCCCGACACGCATGCTAGGATTTCACTTCACGCAGATTttcctttcacacacaaaatatatctttgctttctttttccTTTGCTTTTATTCCAACTGTCTTCTCTTTTGCCGCTGTAGGAGATCCGTCAGTTGCGTATGAAACAGGAGGGTTTTGCTAGGGAGATATCTGATCTACAAGAGACAGTGGAGTGGAAGGATAAGAAAATTGGGGTACGACCCACTTCTGCAGCTTTTGTGTTTTCATCATCGACTTCGGCCAGCATGAAACTGACCTTACTGTTCTTACTTTCTCTTCTAACTCTCGCAAAACGTTTTGCTCTCCTCTCCATTCTGCAATGTAAATCTGCTCAGGCTTTAGAGCGACAAAAAGAATACACAGATGCAATCCGAACTGAGCGAGACGAACTCAGAGAAGAGGTGGTGAAGCTCAAAGATATTCTCAAGGTACACTGTTTGCTAAAGATGTCAAACTTAGTGGAGTCTATGGCAAGGTGCCAAACTTTGTCACCATGCTCTACCCAcagaagaaaaacatatttttttttcagctcatTGCCATTCATGACTTTAGTTATTTATATacatggttcaaatttggtagcgaTCAGAAAAACTCCGGGACAAGTTAGTTTTTGAAGGACTCCTTGAAATGGCCGCTTCAtaccaaaatggcagatttcctGTTCATCTCACGGCATGGGTTCTTCAGACGTTTGTCGGTTGACTCATAatggacatgcctaccaaaATTCATATTGGGATTGGAGGTCTCACCAAGGTGATTTATCTCGGgaagaaggaaagaagaaatTTCATGAGAACGCAGGAAATTGGGTGGGCATGTCTTATCACAGGATAAATGTAAAAGTCTCAAGTACCCTTGCCAgatattgaacaggaagttatacattttgattttgatgcaGCCATTTTGAGCGAATTCTAGTGCTCGTACTTTGACCAACTCGTGCGAGAAAATTTGGCTGAACAAATCCCACTCAGGAGCAGGTATTTTAGCTGGGAGATGTTagttgtcaatttttttttcccaagccaTCTTATGTGGGTGGGAGCATGTCGTCAAAGTTTCATGATCTTTTCAAAGATTTGCCATGAAAAGGCGGTATATATGCTTGCTTACATTTGTAGTAGTACTGAAGTACTTTTGCACCTAAACTTAAAATTTAccttactatttttttatttttcagaatgACTTATATGAATTAGTTATATGTAAAATTAAGACTCagaatagtttttgttttgtccagaAACACGGAATAGTACTGGGACCTGATCTGAGCATCAATGGCGATGCCGGTGAGACAGAAACAGACGTCACCACCAGTGGAGACACCGCTCCCCAACCGACTCAGGGTTCGCCGACTTCTCCACCGGAGGGGAACAACATGCTCGGTAAAATGCACTTGGGAACAAAGCATGTTTTCTCTTTTGCATGGCTTTGCACCAAACCAACTGAAGATTTTCAGTTTCAAATGTACACTACGAGTACCGTAATTCCTTGTGTATAATACACTCTTGAGTATGATACCCAAATTCGCACTTCCGCAGCTGGCTTTTCCTTCTACCTACGTATAATACACATCAGAGAATTGCTGTTATGGTATCTGTCGCATATTGTCAGATGCCGTACTGGTACAAGAGTTACGGCAGTGTTACAAAAGGTGTGTTTAGTAAATATGGACATGTCTagtaagcatccatccatccatccatttccaatgCCGCGTATACTGTTCTGCAGTTGAAATCAAAGCCCCATTGGCACACAGTTGTGATACTCAAACATTATTGGACACAACAGTGGCGACGAAGATACACTTTCACTTTGCGCTGCTCCTCTCTTTCCTCGACCTCACTGGTGAGCCGCCAGTTCCATGGTTCTGTTGGCAGTGTTGGCAAAGTACATTTTCTACGCGagctagttcaaagttcaattcacaaattttaaaatgaactcGTTGACTTCgtaattttcaacattttgaactaagttcactttccaaaaacaaacatatatatatatatatatatatatatatatatatatacatatatatatatatatatatatatacacatatacatatatatatatatatatatatatatatatatatatacatacatacatatatccatccatccattttctgagctgggataggctccagcacgcccgcgaccctagtgaggagaagcggctcagaaaatggattgatggatatatgtatgtgtgtatgtgtatgtgtatatatatatgtatatgtatatatatatatatatatatatatatatatatatatatatatatatatacatgtgtatatatatatatgtatatgtatgcatatgtatatatatgtatgtatatatatgtatatgtatatatatatgtatatgtatatatatatatatatgtatatatatatatatatgtatatatatatgtgtatatatatatatgtatatatatatatatatatgtatatatatatatgtatatatatatatttatatgtatatatatatatatatatgtatatatatgtatatgtatatatatatatatatatatgtatatgtatatatatatatatatatatgtatatgtatatatatgtatatatatgtatatgtatatatatatgtatgtatatgtatgtgtgtatgtatatatatgtacatgtatatatatacatgtatatatatatatgtacatgtatatatatacatgtatatatatatatgtacatgtatatatatatatgtatatatatatgtatatgtatatatatatatatatacatatatatatgtgtatatatatatatatatatatatgtatatgtatatatacatatatatatgtgtatatatatatatatatatgtatatgtgtatatatacatatatatatatgtatatatatatatatgtatatgtgtatatatatatatatatatatatgtatatatatatatatatatatatatatgtatatgtgtatatatatatgtatatatatatgtatatatatatatatatatatatatatgtatatgtatatatatatatatatatatatatatatgtatatgtatatatacatatatatgtatatatatatatatgtatatatacatatatatatatgtatatgtatatatgtttatatatatatatgtatatgtatatatacatatatatatatgtatatgtatatatatacatatatatatatatatacatatatatatatatacatatatatatatacatatatatatatatatatatatatgtatatatatatatacatatatatatgtatatatgtatatatatatatatacatatatatatgtatgtatatatgtatatatatatatacatatatatatgtatatatatatatatatacatatatgtatgtgtgtatatatgtatatgtgtatatatatatgtatatatatgtatatgtgtatatatatatgtatatatgtgtatatgtatatatatatatatatatatatatatgtgtgtatatgtatatatgtatatatatatatatgtatatgtatatatatgtatatgtatatatatatatgtatatgtatatatatatatgtatatgtatatatatatatatgtatatgtatatatatatatatgtatatgtatatatatatatatgtatatgtatatatatatatatgtatatgtatatatatatatatatatgtatgtatatatatatatatatatgtatgtatatgtatatatatatatatatgtatatgtatatatatatatatatgtatatatatatgtatatgtatatatatatgtatatgtatatgtatgtatatatatatgtatatgtatatatatgtatatgtatatatatatatatatgtatatatatatatatgtatgtatatatatatgtatatatgtgtatatgtatatatatatatatgtgtatatatatatatatatgtatatatatatatatatatatgtatatatatataatatatatatatgtatatatatatacatatatatacatatatacatatacatatatatatatatatacatatacatatacatatacatacatatatatatatatatatatatatatatatatatgtatgtgtatatatatatattatgtatatatatgtgtatatgtatatatatatatatacatatacacatatacatatatatacataatatacatatatatatatatatatatatatatatatatatatatatatatatatacacatatacatatatatatatatatatatatatatacatacatacatatatccatccatccattttctgagctgggataggctccagcacgcccgcgaccctggtgaggagaagcggctcagaaaatggatggatggatatatgtatgtatgtatgtgtatgtgtatatatatatgtatatgtatgtgtatatatatatgtatatgtatgtgtatatatatgtatgtgtatatatatatatatatatatatatatatatatatatatatgtataagtatatatatatatatatatgtatatgtatatatatatgtatatgtatatatatatatatgtatatgtatatatatatgtatatgtatatgtatatatatatgtatatgtatatatatatatatatatatatgtatatatatatatatatgtatatgtatatatatatatatgtataagtatatatatatatatatatatatatatatgtatatatatatacacgtgtgtatatatatatatatgtatatatatatatatatatatgtatatatatatacacgtgtatatatatatgtatatatatatatacacatgtgtatatatatatgtatatgtatatatatgtatatgtatatgtatatatgtatatgtatatatatgtatatgtatgtatatgtatgtgtgtatgtatatatatgtacatgtatatatatatatgtacatgtatatatatgtatatatatatatgtatatgtatatatatacacatatatatgtatatatgtatatatatatacatatatatatgtatatatatatatatacatatatgtatgtgtgtatatatatatatgtatgtgtgtatatatatatatgtatatgtgtatatatatgtatatatgtgtatatgtgtatatgtatatatatatatgtatatatatgtgtatatgtatatatatatatatatgtatatgtatatatatatatatgtatatgtatatatatgtatatatatatgtatatgtatatgtatatatatatgtatatgtatatatatatatatatatgtatatatatatatatatgtatatatatatatatatatatgtatatatatatatatatgtatatatatgtgtatatgtatatatatatatatatatgtatatatatatatatatgtatatatatatgtatatgtatatatatatgtatatgtatatatatatatatatgtatatatatatgtatatgtatatatatatatgtatatatatatatatgtatatatatatatgtatatatatatatatatatatgtatatatatatatatatatgtatatatatatatatatgtatatatatgtgtatatgtatatgtatatatatatatgtatatatatatatgtatatatatatatatgtatatatatatgtgtatatatgtatatatatatatgtatatatatatgtgtatatatatatatatatatatgtgtatatatatatatatatatatatatatatatgtgtatatatatatgtatatgtatatatatatgtatatatatatatgtgtatatatatatatatatatatgtgtatatatatatatatatatatatgtgtatatgtgtatatatatatattatgtatatatatgtgtatatgtatatatatgtgtatatgtatatgtatatatatgtgtatatgtatatatatatatatatatatatatatatatatacatatacacatatacacatatatacatatatatatatatatatacacatatacatatatatatacacacatacatatatgtatatatatatatatatatatatatatatatatatacatacatatatatatacatatatacatatatatatatatatatgtatatatatatgtatatatgtatatgtatgtatatgtatatatatatatatgtatatgtatatatatatatatgtatatgtatatatatatatgtatgtatatgtatatatgtatatgtatatatatatgtatgtatatatgtatatgtatatatatatatatatatatacgtatatgtatatatgtatacgtatatacatatacatatatatatatgtatgtatgtatatatatatatatatatatatatatatatatgtgtgtgtatatatatgtagtatatatatatatatatatgtatatgtatgtatatatatgtatgtatgtatgtatatatatgtatatgtatgtatatatatatatatatgtatatgtatgtatatatatgtatatgtatgtatatatatatatatatatatatatatgtatgtatgtatatgtgtgtatatatatgtatgtatgtatatgtgtgtatatatatgtaatatctatgtaatatatatatatatatatatatatataatgtatgtatgtatatggacatgtatgtatatatgttaaGCAATAGGGGTAGTTGTATAATACGCACTGtcgattttgctttttttttttttacattttttttatacatgagAAATCATGGTACATTGAGTAACAAGCTTATTTGTGGCACAAATTAAAATCATAAGTCATGGTgccactgtacatattttttccaCAGTGCTCATTTGAATTTTAGTGTACTTTTGTAGTAGCATCTTCAGTTTTTATACCCTCCATGATGCTTCTTATGATACCACTGATTTGCCTTAAACAGTTTAAAGAGGAACTACACACTGCTACCATTAAGGGTGGTCAATCAGACGCTTTAGATCACATACCATCCATTTGTGTTACATTTATCAGTTATTTCTTCGTGTGAATTTTTACTATATCAACAGCATATAGTGACATGAGTCGATGCTTCTAAAAGCAAGTGTGTGTAGTCTCTCTTTTACAGACTTTCCATCATTCTCTGGAAAAATTAAGTAATtttctgtggggaaaaaatctgCATGTCAACACTTACCAGtatattttcttattcaatAGTTTTTCCTCTTTATCCTCATTGTACAGCCAAAAACAGTTTTGTACATTACTTGTAGTATGTGGTGCATTGACTGAGGTAACTGGTGCTGCTGTATTGACACCACACAGATGTTCTGCTTATCGTCGAAAGTTTAATTGCCGTCTTCTCCCTGCCTTCTCTTACATCTCTCGTGCTTCCCCATGGTCCTCCTTCCTCTATGCGGTTCTCTGAATCAACCAGGAGCTTAACCTTGTCTTCCGCTGTCGCTCTTTTACTGAAGGTTACTCTTGAAAATGGTGTCTCCGTTTGGCGTCCTATTACAGTCTGCTCTTCATGATTTCTCAGGAAGGTCAGAGGAGACTCAGTTGAGAAGTAGTGGAAAGGAAGAGGTGGATCAAGAACAACGTCGAGAAGTGTTTGAGGAAGACCAGACGAGTCACCTGAGCGCCGATAGGCTCTCTAATACTGATGAGCCGTCAAGGCCCATTAAAGAAAACGACAGTGGCCTTAGCCAGGACTTGCAGATTGAACTGCCAGTCACAAAAGCCAGGGATGAAATAGTTCTCAGTGCTATAATTCAAGGAAATGCAACAAGTCCTCCTGAAACCCTTCCACGATTCAACTCTGATTTGGAGACAGGCACACAAATAAATGATGGTGACATTGAAGAAAATTCTAATGACATTATTGAAAAGCCAAACAAACACGATACCAATGAGGACATAAATGTGATTAAATTAGAACCAATTGTACAAGCTGTCAAAGACTCAGAATCGTGTCCCCAAGAAGAAGATATAGAAGATAACGAAACAAGTTGCCAAGTAGATGTTAATGAGTCGGAATCATGTACCGAGGAGGAAACCAATGAGATTTATTTATGTACCCAAGTGAATATCAAAGATTCTGAATCTCTTCCCCAAGAAGATATAAAAGATTCTGAATCATGTCCCAAAGAAGATCTAACAGATTCTCAGCCATGTCCCAATGTACAAGGAGCCCAAGATCCAGAAACCTGTCTCCAAGATGTCAAAGTTTTTGAATCACATCCCCAGGAAGAAGACATAAAAGATCAAGAATTATGTTGCGAAGTGGCTGCCAAAGATTCTGCATCATGCCCTCAAGAAGATGTACAAGATTCAAAATCCTATGCCCAAGTAGATGTCAAAGAATTTGAATCATGTCCTCAAGAAGATAACCTAAAAGATCCAGAATCATGTCCACAAGTAGATGTGAAAGATTGTGAATTGCTTCGTCAAGATAGCGTAcaagatttttatttatgtcccCAAGTAGATGTCAAAGATTCAGAATCTTGTCCCCAAGAAGATATAAAAGATTCTGAATCATTTCCCAAAGAAGATCTAACAGATTCTGAACCAAGTACCCAAGTACAAGGTGTCAAAAATTCAGAATCTTGTGACCAAATAGATGTGAAAGATTCTGAATCACATCCCCAAGTAGAAGACAAAAAAGATCCAGAATCTTGTCTCCAAGTAGGGGTCAAAGGTTTTGAATCACATCCCCAAGACATAATAGATCCAGAATTATGTCACCAATTGGAAGCCAAAGATTCTGAATCATGCCCTCTAGGATATACACAAAATTCTAAATCCTATCACCAAGTAGATGAAGTCAAAGATTTTGAATTGTATCCCCAAAAAGAACTAACAAATCCAGAATCTTATCCCGAAGTAGATGTGAAAGCTAATGAATTATGTCCTCAAGAAGGCATACAAAATTTTGACTTGTGTCTCAAAGTAGATGTCAAAGATTTGGAATTGTATCCCCCAAAAGACCTAAAAAATCCTGAATCATATCCCGAAGTAGATATGAAAGATACTGATTTATGTACTCAAGAAGGCATACAAGATTTTGACTTGTGTCTCCAAGTAGATGTAAAAGATTCTGAATCGCATCCCCAAGAAGACATAAAAGATCCAGAATCGTGTGCCCAAGAAGGCCTAAAAAATTCTGAATCGTGTAGCCAAGAAGACATAAACGATTCCAAATCATGTCCCCAAGTACTAGTTGTCAAAGATTCTGAACCTTGTCCACAAGCAGTAGATCCTGAGTCCAACACGGAATTGCAGCATGACACTGCTGAGGCAAGCAGCGACGAGGCAGAAAAAATCTTAACCAAGCCTCCTAAGagtgctaaaaagaaaaaaagaaagaggagagGCAAAAAGAAAGGCGGCTTCCTTGAGGAACAAACTCAACATAGGGACAAAAAGGAAGAAACTGTGACAAATCAAGAAAACATTAAGATAGCAGGCAGAGGTGTAGCTTCAGGAAACAATGGGTCTGCTGCAGAATGTGGCACTGATGGTCACACCATTGAATGCCTCATAGAATACACTGCAGGTCAAGTAGATGTAGCTGAACAGGTGGAACATGCAGAAACCTCAAATGTTCAAAATGCCAAAGAATCCCAGCTGGATCAAATGTTCAATACGGATGAGCAAAACGTACAACATTTAGGATCTGGAAAAGTACAGATAGATGAACCGGAAGCCTTTATTCAGACTTTTTCTCTCACTTTACCACTCATTCAGACAGAAACGgatcaaaatacaaataaaccaaaacaaagTTTGGAATCTCTGGAAGTCCAGGAAGGATGTATTAAGCGTTCTGAGTCAGAGGTCGTTCACAGTGGAGTTAATCGTATTTTTAACTCTGAAAGTCGTGACAAAGACTCCAGTTTAGATTACACCACTAACGTAGCGATTCCAAGCCAAGGTGGCACAAGTCCATCAGGTGTTGTCCATAATGAAGGTGAAATAAGTTCTGAAACTACAAACTGTAATAAAGACTCTGTACCCAGGTTAGATGTCGAAAGTCATGGTCAAATTCCTCATGTTGAGCCTTCTGAATGTCAGAATCATGTATCTGTGATGTTTACCCATGACATTGGTGACAGCCTCCAAGACCCAGAATGGTCACCGTCTGAGCCGACCGCTGCCGTGAATTCTGACACCCTCATCAAGGTTTCTGAGAACGTTCTCGAAAAGGAAACTTTTACAAAGCAAGAGCATGAGGAGCCAGAAGTAGAGAATGTGGACAGGTCTAGAaaggaatgtaaagaattgttCAATTTAGTCAAGCTGGAGAACTCCTCCTGTGACCTCGACAGGGAGCAGATCCTCGTAGAGACTCAGCCTGAAATAGAGAAATTGATGCATGAAGATCAGGTTGTTGAAGCTGCCTCAGACACAAAGGTGCAGACATCAGAGTCTGAGGAAGCAAGATGTGAGGTCAGTAATGACGAATTAGCCCCTGCAGAGGAACCCATGGAGCATGAAAGCAGTCAAGGTGTCCAGATAGATGAAGTGATCACTGGTCTAGGCATCTACCTACAGGACAGTGGGGAAGATtttgatgatgaagatgagaaAGGACATTCCTTTGATTTTGATGACATGGATATAGACGCAGCCATGGAGACACAGTCTGATGAAAACCTGGAGCAGCGGGAAGTTGAGGCTGGTTTTGAAGAAGTCCGATCAGATGAACACAATGCCGATATTAACAGTAATATTGAAAGTCCAAAAGATAGAGAGGTGTCTACAGATGTAGCCACACCAGAAAATCCAGAGCACCTACACGTTGAGGTACCTGTTGAAGAAGTCCTTTCAGGTGAACACAATACCATTAATAACAGTAATATTGAAAATTTGCAGGATAAAGAGGTGTGTACCCATGTTGCCACACCAGATAACGGGTTTAAACATAATTTGGTTGATGTGGAATCCTCACCTGAACATTTGAGAACTGTAGATGACAAAGAGCCTTCCAACACTGGAGTTTCAGAAACcacagacaaagacaaaatcCCCCCTCGAGCTACGTCTTTACCAGTAGAAGAAGCATTGGATGCCATTGAGAAACCGATAGACTTAAATGCAACCCACAGCAACAGAGAGATGCCACTCTCTGGAAAAGATGGGAAGAAAAATGGCAAGAAAGGCAAAAGCAAGGGCAAGGATGACTGCAAGATGACTTAGGGCTTAGATTTCTAATGCAACATGCAGtgtttttcgtttgtttgtttttgttttttttctgttcaggcAGGActtttttcctgacttttttttctgttcaggcaagactttttttcctgactttttttttctgttcaggcAGGACTTTTTTCCTGACAGCACTTTTTTCCTGACTTAATTGAGATCTAGTTTATCAATGGACATGATAAAAAATTGTTTCAGTTGTACATGCCAAAAAAAGAGCAATTAGAATGCGAATTGCAAGTTTTTTCAACAATGGTGTTACATATTGCACCACTTTTTGATGAGTGATGTTTTGGGTTCAAAAGTGAAAGTATGTTTTCTGCTTCTCCAGACGCAGCTACTTAATAGCTCATGTAGTCCActttgctttgtgtttgtgtaaagtgctagtGCGCATAATTGTTTGCCCATGTGTAATGTCACGTCAGTTTGTGTTGGTGTCTTATTTATGCTAATATGatagctaatactattgatgagcctcatgtgaaggtggtttatTTGAGTTGAATAAAGTAACTAATGAATACAGTTGTTTATGTACCATGGGTTCATGAGTGTACATGCTAGCTTCATGAAGTGAATGCTAGTATATGAAGATCTTTGTTTCAAGTGCTTTGCCATCATCTTTGGACACCTACACACAATTATGAACCCC contains:
- the lrrfip1a gene encoding myosin-2 heavy chain isoform X20, producing MSTKTAGRLLAGRRLRAALTRRPRSPSVKKVSTLSDDDERMSVGSRGSVRGSSLLLHKSKKKKKHKHKEKDRNGHDDEYSVLSNRASYVSSDLYSLNGVSTGRNPGSTGSYQNSLYEDTLCSGSRRFSGSNSGSHQPLEYSSYRRSNSRTSSRANSAHTSPVDNCGSVASLLRSASSSRGLPRDLDDVTVPDFSDVDDRDYLEKGSRAASALTATTLTSLGGTSSRRGSVETAITVDAETATREIKEIHELKDQIQDVESKYTQNLKEVKDALTEVEEKYRKAMVSNAQLDNEKNNLMYQVDTLKDSLIELEELLCESRREYEEKVKDFEREKHAHSVLQFQFIEMKDTLKQSEELLNEIRQLRMKQEGFAREISDLQETVEWKDKKIGALERQKEYTDAIRTERDELREEVVKLKDILKKHGIVLGPDLSINGDAGETETDVTTSGDTAPQPTQGSPTSPPEGNNMLGRSEETQLRSSGKEEVDQEQRREVFEEDQTSHLSADRLSNTDEPSRPIKENDSGLSQDLQIELPVTKARDEIVLSAIIQGNATSPPETLPRFNSDLETGTQINDGDIEENSNDIIEKPNKHDTNEDINVIKLEPIVQAVKDSESCPQEEDIEDNETSCQVDVNESESCTEEETNEIYLCTQVNIKDSESLPQEDIKDSESCPKEDLTDSQPCPNVQGAQDPETCLQDVKVFESHPQEEDIKDQELCCEVAAKDSASCPQEDVQDSKSYAQVDVKEFESCPQEDNLKDPESCPQVDVKDCELLRQDSVQDFYLCPQVDVKDSESCPQEDIKDSESFPKEDLTDSEPSTQVQGVKNSESCDQIDVKDSESHPQVEDKKDPESCLQVGVKGFESHPQDIIDPELCHQLEAKDSESCPLGYTQNSKSYHQVDEVKDFELYPQKELTNPESYPEVDVKANELCPQEGIQNFDLCLKVDVKDLELYPPKDLKNPESYPEVDMKDTDLCTQEGIQDFDLCLQVDVKDSESHPQEDIKDPESCAQEGLKNSESCSQEDINDSKSCPQVLVVKDSEPCPQAVDPESNTELQHDTAEASSDEAEKILTKPPKSAKKKKRKRRGKKKGGFLEEQTQHRDKKEETVTNQENIKIAGRGVASGNNGSAAECGTDGHTIECLIEYTAGQVDVAEQVEHAETSNVQNAKESQLDQMFNTDEQNVQHLGSGKVQIDEPEAFIQTFSLTLPLIQTETDQNTNKPKQSLESLEVQEGCIKRSESEVVHSGVNRIFNSESRDKDSSLDYTTNVAIPSQGGTSPSGVVHNEGEISSETTNCNKDSVPRLDVESHGQIPHVEPSECQNHVSVMFTHDIGDSLQDPEWSPSEPTAAVNSDTLIKVSENVLEKETFTKQEHEEPEVENVDRSRKECKELFNLVKLENSSCDLDREQILVETQPEIEKLMHEDQVVEAASDTKVQTSESEEARCEVSNDELAPAEEPMEHESSQGVQIDEVITGLGIYLQDSGEDFDDEDEKGHSFDFDDMDIDAAMETQSDENLEQREVEAGFEEVRSDEHNADINSNIESPKDREVSTDVATPENPEHLHVEVPVEEVLSGEHNTINNSNIENLQDKEVCTHVATPDNGFKHNLVDVESSPEHLRTVDDKEPSNTGVSETTDKDKIPPRATSLPVEEALDAIEKPIDLNATHSNREMPLSGKDGKKNGKKGKSKGKDDCKMT
- the lrrfip1a gene encoding myosin-2 heavy chain isoform X29, producing MSTKTAGRLLAGRRLRAALTRRPRSPSVKKVSTEDSERYSRPSQTHMLSDDDERMSVGSRGSVRVDDRDYLEKGSRAASALTATTLTSLGGTSSRRGSVETAITVDAETATREIKEIHELKDQIQDVESKYTQNLKEVKDALTEVEEKYRKAMVSNAQLDNEKNNLMYQVDTLKDSLIELEELLCESRREYEEKVKDFEREKHAHSVLQFQFIEMKDTLKQSEELLNEIRQLRMKQEGFAREISDLQETVEWKDKKIGALERQKEYTDAIRTERDELREEVVKLKDILKKHGIVLGPDLSINGDAGETETDVTTSGDTAPQPTQGSPTSPPEGNNMLGRSEETQLRSSGKEEVDQEQRREVFEEDQTSHLSADRLSNTDEPSRPIKENDSGLSQDLQIELPVTKARDEIVLSAIIQGNATSPPETLPRFNSDLETGTQINDGDIEENSNDIIEKPNKHDTNEDINVIKLEPIVQAVKDSESCPQEEDIEDNETSCQVDVNESESCTEEETNEIYLCTQVNIKDSESLPQEDIKDSESCPKEDLTDSQPCPNVQGAQDPETCLQDVKVFESHPQEEDIKDQELCCEVAAKDSASCPQEDVQDSKSYAQVDVKEFESCPQEDNLKDPESCPQVDVKDCELLRQDSVQDFYLCPQVDVKDSESCPQEDIKDSESFPKEDLTDSEPSTQVQGVKNSESCDQIDVKDSESHPQVEDKKDPESCLQVGVKGFESHPQDIIDPELCHQLEAKDSESCPLGYTQNSKSYHQVDEVKDFELYPQKELTNPESYPEVDVKANELCPQEGIQNFDLCLKVDVKDLELYPPKDLKNPESYPEVDMKDTDLCTQEGIQDFDLCLQVDVKDSESHPQEDIKDPESCAQEGLKNSESCSQEDINDSKSCPQVLVVKDSEPCPQAVDPESNTELQHDTAEASSDEAEKILTKPPKSAKKKKRKRRGKKKGGFLEEQTQHRDKKEETVTNQENIKIAGRGVASGNNGSAAECGTDGHTIECLIEYTAGQVDVAEQVEHAETSNVQNAKESQLDQMFNTDEQNVQHLGSGKVQIDEPEAFIQTFSLTLPLIQTETDQNTNKPKQSLESLEVQEGCIKRSESEVVHSGVNRIFNSESRDKDSSLDYTTNVAIPSQGGTSPSGVVHNEGEISSETTNCNKDSVPRLDVESHGQIPHVEPSECQNHVSVMFTHDIGDSLQDPEWSPSEPTAAVNSDTLIKVSENVLEKETFTKQEHEEPEVENVDRSRKECKELFNLVKLENSSCDLDREQILVETQPEIEKLMHEDQVVEAASDTKVQTSESEEARCEVSNDELAPAEEPMEHESSQGVQIDEVITGLGIYLQDSGEDFDDEDEKGHSFDFDDMDIDAAMETQSDENLEQREVEAGFEEVRSDEHNADINSNIESPKDREVSTDVATPENPEHLHVEVPVEEVLSGEHNTINNSNIENLQDKEVCTHVATPDNGFKHNLVDVESSPEHLRTVDDKEPSNTGVSETTDKDKIPPRATSLPVEEALDAIEKPIDLNATHSNREMPLSGKDGKKNGKKGKSKGKDDCKMT